The genomic region AGTTCATCGTCCCCGGCAACGACCCGTCCTCGTACTACTTCATGGAGATGAACACCCGCCTCCAGGTCGAGCACCCGGTGACCGAACTGGTCACCGGCCTGGACCTGGTGGAGTGGCAGCTGCGGGTCGCCGCCGGTGAGCAACTGCCGTACCGGCAGCAGGACATCACCCTCACCGGGCACGCCGTGGAGGCGCGGGTCTGCGCGGAGGACCCGTCCCGCGGGTTCCTGCCGTCCGGCGGCACGGTGCTCGCCCTCGACGAGCCGCAGGGCCACGGCGTCCGCACCGACTCCGGCCTGAGCGAGGGCGCGGAGGTGGGCAGCCTGTACGACCCGATGCTGTCGAAGGTCATCGCGTACGGCCCCGACCGCGCGACGGCGCTGCGCAAACTGCGGGCCGCGCTGGCGGCCACCGTCACCCTAGGCGTCCCGACGAACGCGGGCTTCCTGCGGCGGCTGCTCGCCCACCCGGCGGTGGTCGCGGGCGAGCTGGACACCGGCCTCGTGGAGCGCGAGGCGGACGGCCTGGTGCCGGACGCGGTCCCGGCCGAGGTGTACGCGGCGGCGGCAGCGGTACGCCGGGCGGAGCTGGCCCCGCCCGGTACAAGGACAGGGACCTCGACGGCCACGGGTACGGGCGGCTGGACCGACCCGTTCTCGGTACCCAGCGGCTGGCGGCTCGGCGGCGCCGACGTCCCGGTGACGCACTGGCTGCGGGTGCCCGGACACGAGCCCGTACGGGCCGGGGGCGAGGGCCGGGTGACCCCGCGCACGGTATCGGTCACCGTCGACGGGACCGTCCACACCTTCCGCCGCGCCGGCGAGTGGCTGGGCCGGGACGGCGACGCCTGGCACGTCCAGGACCACGACCCCGTCCAGGCCACGCTGGACGCCGCGGCGGGCCGGGGCGGCGCAGGGTCGCTCACCGCGCCCATGCCCGGCACGGTCACCGTGGTCAAGGTGGCCGCCGGGGACGAAGTCGTCGCCGGGCAGGGGCTGTTGGTGGTGGAGGCGATGAAGATGGAGCACGTGATCACCGCCCCGCACGCGGGCACCGTCACCGAGCTGGACGTCGCCCCCGGCACCACGGTCGCGATGGACCAGGTACTGGCCGTGGTCACCCCGGCTGCCGATACCCCGGCTGCCGATACCCCTGCCGCCGATACCCCCGCCGCCGATACCCCGGACGCCGATGCCCCGCAGGAGGAGTCATGACCGACGGCCTTCCCATGTCCGTTCCGGCGCCGGATCTGCCGCGCCGGGTCCGTATCCACGAGGTCGGCGCGCGCGACGGCCTGCAGAACGAGAAGACGGTCGTGCCGACCGAGGTGAAGGCGGAGTTCGTCCACCGCCTCGCCGCGGCCGGTCTGACGACCGTAGAGGCGACCAGCTTCGTCCACCCCAAGTGGGTGCCCCAACTGGCCGACGCCGAGCAGCTGTTCCCCCAGCTCGCCGACATCGAAGGCATCGCCCTGCCGGTCCTGGTGCCGAACGCGCGCGGCCTGGACCGCGCGCGGGAGCTGGGGGCCCGCCGGATCGCGGTCTTCGGGAGCGCCACCGAGTCGTTCGCCCAGGCCAATCTGAACCGGACCGTGGACGAGTCGCTCGCCATGTTCGAGCCGGTCGTCGCCCTGGCCCGCGCGGAGGGCCTGCATGTCCGCGGTTACCTCTCGATGTGCTTCGGCGACCCGTGGGAGGGCCCGGTCCCGGTCGGCCAGGTCGTCGGCGTGGCGAAGCGCCTGATGGACCTGGGCTGCCACGAGTTGAGCCTGGGCGACACCATCGGGGTGGCCACGCCCGGCCACGTGAAGGCGCTGCTCACCGCCCTCGACGAGGCGGGCGTCGGCACGGAATCCGTCGGCGTCCACTTCCACGACACGTACGGCCAGGCGCTCTCCAACACCCTGGCCGCCCTCCAGTACGGGGTGACCACCGTGGACGCGTCCGCGGGCGGCCTCGGCGGCTGCCCGTACGCGAAGTCCGCCACCGGGAACCTCGCCACCGAAGACCTCGTCTGGATGCTCCAAGGACTCGGCATCGAGACCGGGGTCGACCTCGGCCTGCTCACCGCCACCAGCGTGTGGATGGCCGAACAGCTGGGCCGCCCCAGCCCGTCCCGCACCGTACGCGCCCTCTCCCACCAGGAGCAGTGAACGATGGACCACCGTCTGAGTACCGAGCACGAAGAACTCCGCCGCACGGTCGAGGCGTTCGCGCACGACGTGATCGCCCCGAAGATCGGCGACCTCTACGAGCGGCACGAGTTCCCGTACGAGATCGTCCGCGAGATGGGCCGGATGGGCCTGTTCGGGCTGCCGTTCCCGGAGGAGTACGGCGGGATGGGCGGCGACTACCTCGCCCTGGGCATCGCCCTGGAGGAGCTGGCCCGCGTCGACTCCTCGGTCGCGATCACCCTGGAGGCGGGCGTCTCGCTGGGCGCGATGCCGGTGTTCCGCTTCGGCACGGAGGAGCAGAAGCAGGAGTGGCTGCCGCGGATGTGCGCGGGCGAGATCCTGGGCGCGTTCGGCCTGACCGAGCCGGAGTGCGGCTCGGACGCGGGCGGCACCCGGACGACGGCCGTGCGCGACGGTGACGACTGGGTGATCAACGGCTCCAAGTGCTTCATCACCAACTCCGGTACGGACATCACCGGCCTGGTCACGGTCACCGCGGTCACCGGCCGCAAGCCGGACGGCCGCCCGCAGATCTCCTCGATCATCGTCCCGTCGGGCACTCCTGGTTTCACGGTGGCGGCCCCGTACTCGAAGGTCGGCTGGAACTCCTCGGACACCCGCGAGCTGTCGTTCTCCGACGTCCGGGTCCCCGCGGCGAACCTGCTCGGCGAGGAGGGCCGCGGCTACGCCCAGTTCCTGCGCATCCTCGACGAGGGCCGGGTCGCGATCTCCGCCCTGGCCACGGGCCTGGCGCAGGGCTGCGTGGACGAGTCCCTGGCGTACGCGAAGCAGCGCCACGCGTTCGGCCGCCCGATCGGCGACAACCAGGCCATCCAGTTCAAGATCGCGGACATGGAGATGAAGGCCCACACGGCGCGCGTCTCGTGGCGGGACGCGGCATCACGGCTGGTGAGCGGCGACCCGTTCAAGAAGGAAGCGGCGCTGGCGAAGCTGTACTCGTCGACGGTGGCGGTGGACAACGCCCGCGACGCGACGCAGATCCACGGCGGGTACGGCTTCATGAACGAGTACCCGGTGGCGCGGATGTGGCGTGACTCCAAGATCCTGGAGATCGGCGAGGGCACGAGCGAGGTGCAGCGGATGCTGATCGCACGGGAGTTGGGGCTGCCCGCGGGGTGAGCGACCAGGCTGAGGGTGGCTCGGCGCGGGTGTGAACGCGGGCACGGGGCACGGGGTGCGGGCGTGAACGCGGGTACGGAGTGGGCGGCGCCGGATCGGCGGCCCACCCCGTACCCCTCCCCCCGCGCCGGTACGTCAGTTGATGGCTTCGGCGAAGATGTGCAGTTGCGGGTTGTTGGGCAGGGTCACGTACTTGACGGTCTTCCCGCCGGTGAGCGGTACGGACGCCGCGTACAGGCTGACCTTGTGGTCCGCGGGTTTGGTACTGCCCGGCGGACGGTTCCAGTGCGCGGCGGTGGCCACCAGCGTGCAGCCGTCGGTGGCCGCGTTGCTGTACCAGTCCGCGACGTCCAGCGTCGAGGTCGATGTGCTGCCGTCGGTGTAGGTGACGGCGACCGTGCCGGTCTGGCTGCCGTTGGTGCCCACGGTCAGGAACGACAGCTGCGAGCCGCTGCCGGAGTCCGCGACGACCTGCCGGTGGGCGGTGACCGCGTCTGCCCGGCCGGCGGGGACATCGGGCCAGGTGAGGGAGGCGCCCATGGCGGTCACCTGGCTGCCCGGCGTGATACCCACCGAGGCCAGGGCCTGCTGGGAGAAGCTGTAGCCCACTCCGTCCAGGTTGCCCGGCGTCTGGTCCGCGTCATCGGTGACGCCCACCGTGTCGCGGGCGGCTGCCAGGTCGGCGTAGGCGACCTGGACGGCTGCGCTGCCGGTGCCCGCGGGCAGGTTCTCCGAGCCCCGGTAGCCGGTTCGGGCGGTCAGCTTCACCTCGCCGCCCTTCGCCGTGGCGTCCACCCGCACCTGCCACTCCGTCGAGACGGACTCCCCGGCCCGCACCGTGTGGAAGGTGGCGGAAGTGACGGCCTTCTTCGTCCAGCCGGCGGGGACGGTCAGTTCGGTGGCGGCCTCCTTCACCTCCTGCGTCGACCTGTTGGTGAATGTGGTGGTCACGGACTGGGTGGATCCGCCGGTCACCGCGTCCGGGGCGGTCACCTTCGTGTAGCGCGGTCCGCTGGTCCTGGTGACGGTGAAGGTGTCCGACAGCGGAAGATTCCGCGAGGAGTCGCCGGCCTGGAGGGTGTACGTGCCGGTGCCGAGCGTCCAGGCCTGGGCGTCGGTGTTCCAGTACGACGCGTCCTGTGCGGAGATCTCGAAGGTGACCCGCTTCGTCCGGTGCGCCCTGAGGTCCACCTTCTGGAATCCCTTGAGCTGACGCGCCGGTTCCCCGGTGGAGGACGGCGCGCTCAGGTAGAGCTGGGCGACGTCGGCCCCTCGGCGGCTGCCGGTGTTGGTGACGTCCACACTCGCCCGGAGTGTCCCGCCGTCGGTCAGCTTCTGTCCGACGTGCAGGTGGGAGTAGCGGAACGAGGTGTACGAGAGTCCGTACCCGAACGGGAACAGCGGTGTCAGCTTCTTGGCGTCGTACCAGCGGTAGCCGACATCGAGGCCCTCGGAGTACTGGACCTTGCCCCCGGTGCCGGGCCACTGCGCCGAGGTCGAGGCCGGGACCTGGTCGAGGGACGTGGGGAAGGTGACCGGCAGCTTCCCGGACGGATTCACATCGCCGAACAGGAGTTCCGCGATGGCATGGCCCGCCTCCTGACCCGGGTACCAGGCCTCCAGGACTCCCCTGACCTCGTTCAGCCAGGGCATCGTGACGGCCGAACCGGTATTGAGCACCACCACGGTGTCGGGGTTCGCCGCGGCCACCGCGCTGATGAGCTTGTTCTGGTCACCGGGCAGATCGATGTCCGCCAGGTCGCTGCCCTCGGACTCGAAGTCGTTGGCATACACGACCGCGACATCCGACTTCTTCGCGAGCGCGACCGCCTGGTCGATCAGCGGGCCGTCGTCCGGCCGGGTCCAGCCGAGATCGACCCTGTCCCCACCGCCGCGCTGGTAGTAGTCGACCTCCACCTGGATCGCCTTGCCCGCGGTCAGGTCGGCCTTCGCGGTCTCCGTGGCGCCCCCTCCCTGGTCCCGCCAGTTGTCGATCACCTGCTTGCCGTCGATGAAGAGGCGGCTGCCGTCGTCGCTGGTCAGTCCGAAGGTGTACGTGCCGGTCACCGGCGGGGTGATCGTCCCGGTCCAGCTGGCCGAGAAGTTCGTCGCGGGGACGCCCTTCGCGGGCGCCGCCCCTCTCCAGTTGAAGTCGACCTGGGGGTCGGTCCGGGTGGCCGCCGGCGGGCCCGTGAGCGTGGTGTTCGGGTAGTAGTCGCCCTGCAGACCGTGCCCCGTCCCCGACGGCGGGGTGAGGAAGGAGGTGTCGATGGGCGGCAGCGCCCCCGAGGGCCCCAGGCCGCCCTGTGCGTAGGTGACGGTGGCCTGCGAACCGGCGCGCGCCTTGATGCCCTGGTAGGGGGTGACCGTACCGGTGCCTGCGACAGCGGCGCTGCCGCCTCCCGCGGTCATGGTGTCCGTGCCCGCACCGTCGCCGATCACCGCGATCGACTTCACCCTGCCCGTGTCCAGCGGCAGGACCTTCTGTGCGTTCTTCAGCAGGACGGTGCCCGCCTCGGCCGTCTTCTTCGCGACATCGACGTGGGCCGGGGTGGACGCCTCGGCGCCGGGGGTGTCCGGGGAGGGATGGTCGAACAGACCGAAGCGGAACTGTTCGCGCATGATGCGGGTGACCATGTCGTCGACCCGGCTCTGTGGCACCTGGCCCTGCTCCACCGCCGTCTTGAGCGCGGCCCCGAAGTACTGGTTGTCGGGCATCTCCATGTCCATCCCCGCGTTGGCCGAGGCAACCGTG from Streptomyces sp. NBC_01267 harbors:
- a CDS encoding ATP-binding protein, yielding MFDSVLIANRGEIAVRVIRTLRELGIRSVAVFSDADADARHVREADTAVRIGPAPASESYLSVERLLDAAARSGAQAVHPGYGFLAENAAFAQACADAGLVFIGPPAAAISLMGDKIRAKATVQAAGVPVVPGSSGSGLTDAELAAAAREIGMPVLLKPSAGGGGKGMHLVRDEALLADEIASARREARSSFGDDTLLVERWIDRPRHIEIQVLADAHGNVVHLGERECSLQRRHQKIIEEAPSVLLDEATRAAMGEAAVQAARSCGYTGAGTVEFIVPGNDPSSYYFMEMNTRLQVEHPVTELVTGLDLVEWQLRVAAGEQLPYRQQDITLTGHAVEARVCAEDPSRGFLPSGGTVLALDEPQGHGVRTDSGLSEGAEVGSLYDPMLSKVIAYGPDRATALRKLRAALAATVTLGVPTNAGFLRRLLAHPAVVAGELDTGLVEREADGLVPDAVPAEVYAAAAAVRRAELAPPGTRTGTSTATGTGGWTDPFSVPSGWRLGGADVPVTHWLRVPGHEPVRAGGEGRVTPRTVSVTVDGTVHTFRRAGEWLGRDGDAWHVQDHDPVQATLDAAAGRGGAGSLTAPMPGTVTVVKVAAGDEVVAGQGLLVVEAMKMEHVITAPHAGTVTELDVAPGTTVAMDQVLAVVTPAADTPAADTPAADTPAADTPDADAPQEES
- a CDS encoding glycoside hydrolase family 3 C-terminal domain-containing protein, with the protein product MFPAKRLALLRRSRTATVLLAAAAAIAGLAVSPTGAAQAAQRSADGPNADCPWVGSNAPVNSRVADVVSRMTLDEKIAMVKGGVVSAYTGYVPGNSRLCIPALKLQDGPTGVRMATTTQLPAAAGIAASFDPSVAKSYGTVIGAEDKTKGVDVDLGPTVNIVRDPRWGRSFESYSEDPYLTGRMGAADIEGIQGQGVMAQVKHWAVYNQETSRNTPADNVVIDDRTVREIYASAFGAIVDQAHPASAMCSYSSVNGTYACENSYLNGILKKDFGFQGFITSDWGGTHSTVASANAGMDMEMPDNQYFGAALKTAVEQGQVPQSRVDDMVTRIMREQFRFGLFDHPSPDTPGAEASTPAHVDVAKKTAEAGTVLLKNAQKVLPLDTGRVKSIAVIGDGAGTDTMTAGGGSAAVAGTGTVTPYQGIKARAGSQATVTYAQGGLGPSGALPPIDTSFLTPPSGTGHGLQGDYYPNTTLTGPPAATRTDPQVDFNWRGAAPAKGVPATNFSASWTGTITPPVTGTYTFGLTSDDGSRLFIDGKQVIDNWRDQGGGATETAKADLTAGKAIQVEVDYYQRGGGDRVDLGWTRPDDGPLIDQAVALAKKSDVAVVYANDFESEGSDLADIDLPGDQNKLISAVAAANPDTVVVLNTGSAVTMPWLNEVRGVLEAWYPGQEAGHAIAELLFGDVNPSGKLPVTFPTSLDQVPASTSAQWPGTGGKVQYSEGLDVGYRWYDAKKLTPLFPFGYGLSYTSFRYSHLHVGQKLTDGGTLRASVDVTNTGSRRGADVAQLYLSAPSSTGEPARQLKGFQKVDLRAHRTKRVTFEISAQDASYWNTDAQAWTLGTGTYTLQAGDSSRNLPLSDTFTVTRTSGPRYTKVTAPDAVTGGSTQSVTTTFTNRSTQEVKEAATELTVPAGWTKKAVTSATFHTVRAGESVSTEWQVRVDATAKGGEVKLTARTGYRGSENLPAGTGSAAVQVAYADLAAARDTVGVTDDADQTPGNLDGVGYSFSQQALASVGITPGSQVTAMGASLTWPDVPAGRADAVTAHRQVVADSGSGSQLSFLTVGTNGSQTGTVAVTYTDGSTSTSTLDVADWYSNAATDGCTLVATAAHWNRPPGSTKPADHKVSLYAASVPLTGGKTVKYVTLPNNPQLHIFAEAIN
- a CDS encoding acyl-CoA dehydrogenase family protein → MDHRLSTEHEELRRTVEAFAHDVIAPKIGDLYERHEFPYEIVREMGRMGLFGLPFPEEYGGMGGDYLALGIALEELARVDSSVAITLEAGVSLGAMPVFRFGTEEQKQEWLPRMCAGEILGAFGLTEPECGSDAGGTRTTAVRDGDDWVINGSKCFITNSGTDITGLVTVTAVTGRKPDGRPQISSIIVPSGTPGFTVAAPYSKVGWNSSDTRELSFSDVRVPAANLLGEEGRGYAQFLRILDEGRVAISALATGLAQGCVDESLAYAKQRHAFGRPIGDNQAIQFKIADMEMKAHTARVSWRDAASRLVSGDPFKKEAALAKLYSSTVAVDNARDATQIHGGYGFMNEYPVARMWRDSKILEIGEGTSEVQRMLIARELGLPAG
- a CDS encoding hydroxymethylglutaryl-CoA lyase; the protein is MTDGLPMSVPAPDLPRRVRIHEVGARDGLQNEKTVVPTEVKAEFVHRLAAAGLTTVEATSFVHPKWVPQLADAEQLFPQLADIEGIALPVLVPNARGLDRARELGARRIAVFGSATESFAQANLNRTVDESLAMFEPVVALARAEGLHVRGYLSMCFGDPWEGPVPVGQVVGVAKRLMDLGCHELSLGDTIGVATPGHVKALLTALDEAGVGTESVGVHFHDTYGQALSNTLAALQYGVTTVDASAGGLGGCPYAKSATGNLATEDLVWMLQGLGIETGVDLGLLTATSVWMAEQLGRPSPSRTVRALSHQEQ